AATAATTGATGCAATAAAAACCATTGATCAATATGTCCAAAGTGAAATAAACTCAATAGAAAAAATTGATCATAATTGTACAGGAGAAACAAGAGAAGTTATTGAGACTATTTTAGATTTATCTCATTTGATTGAATCAAAGCAAACAGAAGATTTAACTTTGTTTGGAGAGATAATGCTTTCTACTGAAAAGCTTTCAGATGGTTATACAACTGATAGAATTACAATTAAAACATCAAATGAAAAGTTAAACTATATTGCAAAATCAATAAATGTTATGACTGAAAAGTTAGACCAAAGTCTTACTGAGATTGCTGACACCTTAAAAGAGTATGGAGAACAAAAATATATCAAAGATATAGATGAAACTCTTTTTAAAGGTGGTAAATTACAAGAGTTGGCAAAGGGAATAAACTATTTAAAAGGAGAGATAACAAATAGTTTACGTCTTAAATATGAAACAAGTATTTCATTAAAAAATAAATCATTAGATTTACTTGATAATGCAATGGCTCTTTCAGATGCTACAAACTCACAAGTTTCAGCAATAGAAGAGACTTCTGCTGCAATTGAAGAGATTACAGCTACAACAAGAGGCAATACTCAAACTGCAAAGACAATGTCAACACAAGGTGAGAATGTAAAAACATCTATAAACCATGGTCTAAAACTTGCAACTGAAACAGTAAATGCCATGAATGATATAAATGACTCAACAAATGCTGTTCATGAAGCAATTAACTTAATAGACCAAATTGCATTTCAAACAAATATTCTTTCACTTAATGCAGCAGTTGAAGCAGCTACTGCTGGTGAAGCAGGAAAAGGTTTTTCTGTAGTTGCAGGAGAAGTTAGAAATCTAGCAAGTAGATCAGCAGATGCAGCAAAAGAGATTAAAAATTTAGTTGAATCAGCAACAAGCAAAGCAAATGAAGGAAAAACAATTGCTGATAAAATGATTTTAGGTTATCAAAAATTAGATGAAAATATATCAAAAACAACAAGACTAATAGAAGAAGTTGTTGAAGCATCACATGAACAAGAGAAGAGTATTACTCTTATAAATGATTCTGTTGCTGAAATTGATACCTTAACACAACAAAATGCTGATGTAGCTCAAAATGTAAGAGAAACATCTTCAGAAATCAAAGATATTGCAAATGAAAATGTGGAGCATATAAATAAAGCTGAATTTATAGGTAAGCATTAAAAGTTTCAAAGACACATTTATAAATGTGTCTATTGAAAATATAACTATTTTTTCTTTGGTCTAAAAGGTTTCATAACCTCTTCATTACACTCTAAAAATGGTCCTTCCATTAAATCAATACAATATGGAACTGCAGGGAATACTGCATCTAAACACTCTCTAATTGATTTTGGTTTTCCTGGAAGATTGATAATAAGTGAACTTCCTCTAAGACCTGCTGTTTGTCTTGAAAGAATTGCAGTTGGTACAAACTTTAAAGACTCAGCTCTCATAAGTTCTCCAAAACCTGGCATCATTCTATCACACACAGCTTCTGTAGCTTCTGGTGTTACATCTCTTTTAGCCGGTCCTGTTCCACCTGTTGTTACTACTAAACAACAATTTTCATTATCAACAAGCTCTTTTAATGTATTCTCAATAGTTGTTTGGTCATCT
This window of the Arcobacter sp. F155 genome carries:
- a CDS encoding methyl-accepting chemotaxis protein; translation: MFGFLKKNKKNEIIDAIKTIDQYVQSEINSIEKIDHNCTGETREVIETILDLSHLIESKQTEDLTLFGEIMLSTEKLSDGYTTDRITIKTSNEKLNYIAKSINVMTEKLDQSLTEIADTLKEYGEQKYIKDIDETLFKGGKLQELAKGINYLKGEITNSLRLKYETSISLKNKSLDLLDNAMALSDATNSQVSAIEETSAAIEEITATTRGNTQTAKTMSTQGENVKTSINHGLKLATETVNAMNDINDSTNAVHEAINLIDQIAFQTNILSLNAAVEAATAGEAGKGFSVVAGEVRNLASRSADAAKEIKNLVESATSKANEGKTIADKMILGYQKLDENISKTTRLIEEVVEASHEQEKSITLINDSVAEIDTLTQQNADVAQNVRETSSEIKDIANENVEHINKAEFIGKH
- the mog gene encoding molybdopterin adenylyltransferase → MSKEIAKIGIITTSDRASKGIYEDISGKAIEETMNDYLTSPWEPVYRCIEDDQTTIENTLKELVDNENCCLVVTTGGTGPAKRDVTPEATEAVCDRMMPGFGELMRAESLKFVPTAILSRQTAGLRGSSLIINLPGKPKSIRECLDAVFPAVPYCIDLMEGPFLECNEEVMKPFRPKKK